ATAATGACGGTAGTAGTGGCGGCTATGTTGCGGAAGTTCCTCGCGTTGCGCTCGTCCCACCAAACTTCCACCGAGGGCGCAAGTCTCCAATCCGTCGGGTCGACGTCGCGAAGGCCAAACCAATTCTTAATCTCCGTCCACACTCTCATTGTGAACCGACATTGAAAGAGGAGATGAGGCACCGTCTCTTGAACCTGTTTGCAAAGAGGGCAAAGGTTGCAGTTAGGCCATCCCCGACGTTGCAACCTATCGGCGGTCCACACCCTATTCTGGATAATCAACCAAGCAAAAAATTTGCATTTTTGGGGGGCCAAGCTTTGCACTACAAGGGTGCTCCACAAGATTTGCATGTGCAGTGGACTGTTCCCTGGGTGGATTTGGCGTCACCAACAGTGTCTGCCCAAGTGGAGATGGACAATTCAATATTTCTCCCGCTATGATTGACGCTTAAGCCAAGCTGACTAGTCATGGAGAGCTAGCTACTTGCACGCCAGGACTTGTTAGCTGGCGCATGCGTGGAGCCTTCTTCCTTGCCCAGATCGCTCATACGCCGTTGAAAGCTGCTGCTATCCACCATATCTTGAAATTATGCTCATCCATGTCGACCCGATCAGCTGCAACGTCGCATTTCTAGCTGCGAATTCGTCAACATATAGTCCACGTACCCCATCGGATTATCTTGTGCCCAACCACCAGCGGACCCAGCTAATCAAGCCGCCAGTGCATATTTAGGGTGAGCAGAGCGGCGTGTCTTGTGATCCTCACACAGAGGCCAGCTCCAGCCTCCAGCTCGATCGACCGCCATGACGAACGGGTACCTGTTCCGGGAGTACCTCGGCGCGCAGTCCACGGGCGTCCGGTTCTCCGACGTGCCCGTCAACCCCGGCGTCAGCTTCCACTACATCCTCGCCTTCGCCATCGACTACACGCCGGTGGCCCAGCAGCCCACGCCGGCGCCGACCAACGGCGTTTTCAGCGCGTTCTGGGACACGGCGAACCTCTCCCGCGCCGACGTGGCCGCCATCAAGGCCGCGCACCCGAACGTGAGCGTCATGGCCGGCCTCGGCGGCGACAGCGTGCTGGACATCGTCAAGGTCTCCTTCGCGCCCACCTCCGTGGACTCGTGGGTGGCCAACGCCGTGGCGTCGCTCTCGCGCCTCATCAACGAGTACGGCCTCGACGGGGTGGACGTCGACTACGAGCGCTTCGCCGCCGGCGTCTCCATCGACACCTTCGTGGAGTGCGTCGGCCGGCTGCTCACCCGGCTCAAGGCCGCCTTCCCCAACATCACCACCTCCATCGCGCCCTTCGAGGACGACACCGTGCAGAGGTACTACCGGGCGCTGTGGAGCAAGTACTCCCGGGTCATCGACTACGTCAACTTCCAGTTCTACGGCTACGGCGCCAACACCGACGTCCCGACCTACGTCATGTTCTACGACCGCCAGACGGGCTTCTACCCCGGCGCCAAGGTGCTCGCCAGCCTGCAGACCGGCAAGACCACCGAGGAGCTCGGCCTGCTCTCGCCGGACCAGGGCATCGCCGCCGCCAAGGAGCTGCTGCGGCAGAACAAGCTGCCGGGCTTCTTCATCTGGTCCGCGGACAGCTCCAAGCAGAGCACCTACAAGTTTACCTATGAGACCAGGGCGCAGGAGATCGTCGCCAACCATTGATCTCCGAACGGACGGTATACACCGTACTACTACTATCAATAAGAGTTATTAGGATTGCCAAGAGCCGTAGAATAAGTGCGCGCGTGCAATCTTTAAATCATTCATACTTGTTTGCAAAACTACTGTATGAGAGTGGTGTGACGACCGTAAGAATAAAGTGGATGGTTCTGGAATGAAGTGAAGCACCGTTCGTCCATCACCTTCCTCTTCTCCCGTCCCCTCCATGTTCGGCTGTCGACCATCCTGCCACGCCCCAATCACCTCTTCGGATGGTTTTAACTTTCGGTGATATAACGatgaaattcactgaatttcacCAAAAATATTTCAGCAATTTCTGTAGTAAACTTGAATTCAAATAATTTTCAAAacgtgttttattttatttttcaaaaaattgaTTGAATTCAATTGAATTTTTTGGTCCTGGGCCGAAATGCAAACCAAAATCACCGAAATTCAATCAACTTTCTGTTGTTGATGAAATATATCTGAAACTGGAAGTGaaaatgtgacgccccgagaccgacgctccagacgccttccatgtttttcgttatcgtcgcgtgtatttatttgtttgttgcattcatcatcgcattgcatccgcatgttttcataaaacttgtagttgctcgtagttgccgcgttccccttgccttcgttgaccgttacAGGACCAACTAGATTTTGTTTCCCTCTTGCCTGGcttcctaacctctctgcacatccCGCAAACCCCTCGCAACCATGTCCGAAtctcccccgaacccgacccggccagtcatcaccgttggatccggatcaacctcaaacatccctaaaacatcttcggTTTCTCTTTTGGCCTACCTAACCAGTTCATCTtcgaccgtccgattttgatcggatgatccaaaatgctccctcatatatatatagcAGTCCACCCCTagtccaaccctaaaatctagcTCCCTTGTCCCATCACCCGCCGCCACCTTCCAAATCCTCCTCGGGATCTCTCCAGATCCACCCACCTACCTCCATCGTTTTCCCCAATGGCCCAACCAGCGCCCCGCTTGTTCGAtccggaggagaggagctcctccgtGCCCCACCTCGCCtcaatccagcagcacgacagctcCCCAGCGCCCGCAACCCTCCTCCTCACTCGATCCTGAGCGGGGGAGTACCCTGACGGCTCGTCCCCGCGCAGCCCGCGAGGCACCGGCCTCCTCAGCTCCTCCGGCCCTTCTGCAGTTCGTCGCCGCCGGTGCACTCAGCCACCTGGACTGCGCCCCGTCTTCCCCGTCGACCAGGACCGGCCTCGACCCTCtctctcccttcgttctcctcctcctGTCGTTTCCCTCTCTCCCTGTCGCTCAAACTTTCTGTCTTTTGAACAGAGGACGTGTGCCGCCTCCTTCAGCGCCGCCCATGGCCTCGTCTTCGGCCAGTACGAGCCGTCCCCGACATCCTCCTCGTCGCCCACGCCATCGCCTTGCTCCGCCCTCGCCGTCGTCCCGCCGGTGAGCAGCACCAGCAGGTCGTCCTCGCCGCACCTGCTCCCTTCCCCTTTCTCTTCTTTGCTGAAGCTTTCGCGCTCTCACACGACTCTCTCTCTCGCTGTCCTCTGTTACAGCTCCCGGATCCGCACCTTCCTTCGTTCCCTGCACCGCCGCGTCGCTGGAGCAGGAGCTCCATCCGCCaccgcgccctgcatcgcctaaagCCGCCCCGCGTCTCGCCTCCTCCGTTTGCTTCCTCTGCATTGAGCGAGGCCAGGCAACCGCGCCCGCGTTGACTTCTCGTCGTGAGGCTCCAGTCGGCCTCGTCCCGATctccaggcccacatctgccagcCCGCGTCCAGCCTCCCCACcgagccggcccatgaggcctggtgagcctCAGATCCAGCGCCCTCACCCTGTGCACTCATGGGCCAGCTAGATTCGGCCCGATGTGGTTTTTTTCCCCTGCTGCGGATTTGTCTAATTTCCAGAGAAacatgttttgcagaaaaccccctagacatcatgcatataataactccacaacagtgcatcggtttaaaatgatttaaacatgtaaattgcttagaatttcatcAAGTTTCaaaatatgcaactttcatccatgtttaaaatgctgtttgattaaatttgctcaaatgccatgttaaaatgatttatttcataactaattaaccgtactatgaatttaataaattttatatgtaaatggggtagaaaaatgcatagattaacgtAGCGCACTTTATTTTGCTATTTGACAACATTAAAATATggcttagggcagaacagtagcaaattcgaaatatgcatatgaggattttccggaattgttgtttgttattccggcctcatttaaacttgcctaaataggtagttttcatatgcttcaccccttgccatgtttaacaacatttaatatcgtagggtacataaatgagagagaactaaataattgatgtggtgtttcgtcaatatgcaactcgttgcatattgagctccacttaatttgtagtattgtttgtgcactttgccatgccatgcctacttaaaccggacatgcatcatacttgattgtgcatcatgccatgtttatgcttgtgtgtttaccatgttgtttgcttctttccgatttgcttctctcgttagcttcggtttcgttccggagttgtgaggattcgttcgtctacgtccgtttgccttcttcatggactcgttcttcttccttgcgggatctcaggcaagatgaccataccctcgaaatcacttctatctttgcttgctagttgttcgctctattgctatgccgcgctacctaccacttgctatatcatgcctcccatactgccatgttatgcctctaacccacctttcttagcaaaccgttgtttggctatgttaccgcttttgctcagcccctcttatagcgttgatagttgcaggtgaagatgaagtttgttccatgttggaacatggatatgttgggatatcacaatatctcttatttaattaatgcatctatatacttggtaaagggtggaaggctcggccttatgcctggtgttttgttccactcttgccgccctagtttccgtcataccggtgttatgttccttgattttgcgttccttacgcggttgggtgatttatgggcccccttgacagttcgctttgaataaaactcctccagcaaggcccaaccttggttttaacatttgccacctaagcctttttcccttaggttttgcagactcaagggtcatc
This DNA window, taken from Triticum aestivum cultivar Chinese Spring chromosome 1D, IWGSC CS RefSeq v2.1, whole genome shotgun sequence, encodes the following:
- the LOC123182265 gene encoding chitinase 1; protein product: MTNGYLFREYLGAQSTGVRFSDVPVNPGVSFHYILAFAIDYTPVAQQPTPAPTNGVFSAFWDTANLSRADVAAIKAAHPNVSVMAGLGGDSVLDIVKVSFAPTSVDSWVANAVASLSRLINEYGLDGVDVDYERFAAGVSIDTFVECVGRLLTRLKAAFPNITTSIAPFEDDTVQRYYRALWSKYSRVIDYVNFQFYGYGANTDVPTYVMFYDRQTGFYPGAKVLASLQTGKTTEELGLLSPDQGIAAAKELLRQNKLPGFFIWSADSSKQSTYKFTYETRAQEIVANH